One Faecalicatena sp. Marseille-Q4148 DNA window includes the following coding sequences:
- a CDS encoding GntR family transcriptional regulator: protein MFIEIDFNSDEAIYIQLRNQIIMGIATSALQEGEALPSVRQLADHIGINMHTVNKAYTVLKQEGFIQLDRRRGAVIAVDVDKLEAIEDMRGKLKVILAKARCKNISREEVHELVDEIFDEYK, encoded by the coding sequence ATGTTCATCGAGATTGATTTTAACAGTGATGAGGCGATTTATATTCAGCTTCGCAATCAGATCATTATGGGGATCGCAACATCCGCATTACAGGAGGGAGAAGCGCTTCCGTCCGTCCGTCAGTTGGCGGATCATATCGGCATTAATATGCATACCGTAAATAAAGCATATACGGTATTAAAGCAGGAAGGATTCATTCAGCTTGACCGGAGACGGGGAGCTGTGATCGCGGTAGATGTCGATAAGCTGGAAGCGATTGAAGATATGAGGGGAAAACTAAAAGTAATTCTTGCAAAAGCAAGATGTAAAAATATCAGCAGAGAAGAAGTGCATGAGCTGGTAGATGAGATATTTGACGAATATAAGTAG